Proteins encoded together in one Kitasatospora albolonga window:
- a CDS encoding dethiobiotin synthase yields MTMLVVTGTGTEIGKTVVTAAVAAAARGRRVAVLKPAQTGLAPGEPGDAAEVARLAGDHVTAVELARFPEPLAPATAARRAGLAPVRPYEVAEAARKLATGHDLVLVEGAGGLLVRFDDEGATLADAARLLSAPVLVVAPAGLGTLNATALTAEALRARGLECRGVVVGSMPERPDLASRCNIEDLPVAAGAPLLGAVPAGAGALPAADFAARAAGWLAPELGGTWTVPSV; encoded by the coding sequence ATGACGATGCTCGTGGTGACGGGTACCGGCACGGAGATCGGCAAGACGGTGGTGACCGCCGCCGTGGCCGCCGCCGCGCGGGGCCGCCGGGTGGCGGTGCTGAAGCCCGCGCAGACGGGGCTCGCGCCCGGGGAGCCGGGTGACGCGGCGGAGGTGGCGCGGCTGGCGGGTGACCATGTGACCGCGGTCGAACTGGCCCGGTTCCCCGAGCCGTTGGCCCCCGCCACCGCCGCGCGGCGGGCGGGGCTGGCCCCGGTGCGGCCGTACGAGGTGGCCGAGGCGGCGCGGAAGCTGGCCACCGGGCACGATCTGGTGCTGGTCGAGGGGGCGGGCGGGCTGCTGGTGCGCTTCGACGACGAGGGCGCCACGCTCGCGGACGCCGCCCGGCTGCTGTCCGCCCCGGTCCTGGTGGTGGCGCCTGCGGGCCTGGGCACGTTGAACGCCACCGCCCTCACGGCCGAGGCGCTGCGGGCCCGCGGGCTGGAGTGCCGGGGCGTGGTCGTCGGCAGTATGCCGGAGCGGCCGGACCTGGCCTCGCGGTGCAACATCGAGGACCTGCCGGTGGCGGCCGGTGCCCCGCTGCTGGGGGCGGTACCGGCCGGTGCGGGTGCGCTGCCGGCCGCCGACTTCGCGGCACGGGCGGCCGGTTGGCTGGCCCCGGAGCTCGGCGGGACGTGGACCGTACCGTCCGTATGA
- a CDS encoding SAM-dependent methyltransferase, whose product MHLRSRKLPRDAVHHPVFARVYARLSVTADLKGGVAAYREELLAGLSGRVIEIGAGNGLNFAHYPGAVSEVVALEPERSLRQLAVRSGLRAEVPVDVVPGAAEALPVKSEAFDAAVASLVLCTVRDLPKALAEIRRVLRPGGELRFFEHGLAPGRALAAAQRTADRTVWPLLFGGCHTARNPLAAIEAAGFELGTYRRLRIPEKGVPFPSSPCVLGVARKPFVPDMPHI is encoded by the coding sequence ATGCATCTGCGCAGCAGGAAGCTCCCGCGCGACGCCGTGCACCACCCGGTCTTCGCCCGCGTCTACGCCCGGCTGAGTGTGACGGCCGACCTGAAGGGCGGCGTCGCCGCGTACCGCGAGGAGCTGCTGGCGGGGCTCTCCGGCCGGGTCATCGAGATCGGTGCGGGCAACGGGCTGAACTTCGCCCACTACCCGGGCGCGGTCTCGGAGGTCGTGGCGCTGGAGCCGGAGCGCTCGCTGCGGCAGCTCGCCGTCCGCTCCGGGCTGCGCGCCGAGGTGCCGGTGGACGTGGTGCCGGGGGCGGCGGAGGCGCTGCCGGTCAAGAGCGAGGCGTTCGACGCGGCGGTGGCCTCACTGGTCCTGTGCACGGTACGGGACCTGCCGAAGGCGCTCGCCGAGATCAGGCGCGTCCTGCGGCCGGGCGGCGAACTGCGCTTCTTCGAACACGGGCTGGCCCCGGGCCGGGCTCTGGCGGCGGCACAGCGCACGGCGGACCGGACGGTGTGGCCTCTCCTCTTCGGCGGCTGCCACACGGCCCGGAACCCGCTGGCCGCGATCGAGGCGGCGGGCTTCGAGCTGGGGACGTACCGCAGACTGCGCATCCCGGAGAAGGGCGTGCCGTTCCCCTCCTCCCCCTGCGTGCTGGGCGTGGCCCGCAAGCCGTTCGTTCCGGACATGCCTCATATTTAG
- a CDS encoding fic family toxin-antitoxin system, toxin component, with protein sequence MNLRIDLSWLLMVAEHKTPGDPQVVDWGALVAAVARHEAEIFGSAVYSDPHTRAAALLQLLLHVPALEHSNAMFASAVAYGYLVASGLKVITSPEQVRDLALLVKQGKADVRAIADELRQWSV encoded by the coding sequence TTGAACCTGCGGATCGACCTCTCCTGGCTGCTCATGGTCGCCGAGCACAAGACCCCCGGCGACCCCCAGGTCGTGGACTGGGGCGCGCTCGTCGCCGCGGTCGCCCGGCACGAGGCGGAGATCTTCGGCAGCGCCGTCTACAGCGACCCGCACACGCGGGCCGCCGCCCTGCTCCAGCTGCTGCTGCACGTCCCCGCCCTCGAGCACTCCAACGCCATGTTCGCCTCGGCCGTCGCCTACGGCTATCTGGTCGCCTCCGGGCTGAAGGTCATCACCTCGCCCGAGCAGGTGCGCGATCTGGCCCTCCTGGTCAAGCAGGGCAAGGCGGACGTGCGGGCCATCGCGGACGAGCTGCGCCAGTGGAGCGTGTGA
- a CDS encoding antitoxin, whose product MPKTQLNVRVDEATAEAARQRALQRGISVNRYIEELVKQDAGEVGHTFVEAAADFMKQYESVFAEEFGPEHEGPRREVTRREGTR is encoded by the coding sequence GTGCCCAAGACGCAGCTGAACGTTCGAGTGGACGAGGCCACCGCCGAGGCCGCGCGGCAGCGCGCGCTCCAGAGGGGGATCAGCGTGAACCGCTATATAGAGGAGCTCGTCAAACAGGACGCGGGTGAGGTGGGACACACCTTCGTCGAGGCCGCCGCCGACTTCATGAAGCAGTACGAGTCGGTCTTCGCCGAGGAGTTCGGCCCGGAGCACGAAGGCCCCCGGCGGGAAGTCACCCGGCGCGAAGGCACCCGTTGA
- a CDS encoding GNAT family N-acetyltransferase, with product MAAMNDLSTRSATAADLDEVLAFWKVAAEGTSISDDADGIARLVERDPDALILAERKGVLVGTVIAGFDGWRCHLYRLAVHPEQRRRGVGGALLAAAEDRFTALGGRRADAMVLDRNDLAQHAWRAAGYGPEPQWSRWVKHLTD from the coding sequence ATGGCCGCCATGAACGATCTTTCGACACGGTCCGCGACGGCGGCCGATCTGGACGAGGTGCTCGCGTTCTGGAAGGTGGCCGCCGAGGGCACCAGCATCAGCGACGACGCCGACGGCATCGCACGCCTGGTGGAACGGGACCCGGATGCCTTGATCCTCGCGGAACGGAAGGGGGTGCTGGTGGGCACGGTGATCGCGGGATTCGACGGCTGGCGCTGCCACCTCTACCGGCTGGCGGTCCATCCGGAGCAGCGCCGCCGGGGCGTGGGCGGCGCGCTGCTCGCGGCGGCGGAGGACCGCTTCACCGCTCTGGGCGGCCGGCGCGCGGACGCGATGGTGCTGGACCGCAACGACCTGGCGCAGCACGCGTGGCGCGCGGCGGGGTACGGGCCCGAACCGCAGTGGAGCCGCTGGGTGAAGCATCTGACGGACTGA
- a CDS encoding GDSL family lipase has translation MELNASYTSLVAVGDSFTEGMSDLLPDGTYRGWADVLASRLAARSPGFRYANLAVRGKLISQIVDEQVDAAAAMQADVVTLVGGLNDTLRPKCDMGMVRGRLEEAVESLAPSCKKLVLMRSPGRNGPVFDRFRPRMEALFALIDDLAGRHGASVVDLYSAPSLSDPRMWDADRLHLTAEGHRRVAEAVWQALGLPPELDWQAPVPASPPPRWADRRVDDIRFARRHLGPWIGRRLTGRSSGDGRSGAQFDTGTSSAFWITPADTTAPGPVTGWRRVSPE, from the coding sequence ATGGAATTGAATGCCTCCTACACCAGCCTTGTCGCGGTCGGCGACTCGTTCACCGAGGGCATGTCGGACCTGCTTCCCGACGGCACCTACCGGGGCTGGGCCGATGTCCTGGCCTCCCGGCTCGCGGCCCGGTCCCCCGGGTTCCGGTACGCCAACCTCGCCGTACGCGGCAAGCTCATCAGCCAGATCGTCGACGAGCAGGTGGACGCGGCGGCGGCGATGCAGGCCGATGTGGTGACCCTCGTCGGCGGGCTGAACGACACCCTGCGCCCGAAGTGCGACATGGGCATGGTCAGGGGGCGGCTCGAAGAGGCCGTGGAGTCCCTCGCCCCGTCCTGCAAGAAGCTGGTGCTGATGCGCAGCCCCGGGCGCAACGGTCCGGTGTTCGACCGGTTCCGTCCCCGGATGGAGGCACTGTTCGCCCTGATCGACGATCTGGCCGGACGGCACGGCGCCTCGGTGGTCGACCTCTACTCCGCGCCCTCGCTCAGCGACCCGCGCATGTGGGACGCCGACCGGCTGCACCTGACCGCCGAGGGGCACCGCCGGGTGGCGGAGGCGGTCTGGCAGGCGCTGGGGCTCCCGCCCGAGCTCGACTGGCAGGCGCCGGTCCCCGCCTCCCCGCCGCCGCGCTGGGCGGACCGCCGGGTCGACGACATCCGCTTCGCCCGCCGCCATCTGGGCCCCTGGATCGGCCGTCGGCTCACCGGCAGATCGTCCGGCGACGGCCGGTCGGGCGCCCAGTTCGACACCGGGACGTCCTCGGCCTTCTGGATCACGCCCGCGGACACCACGGCCCCCGGCCCGGTGACGGGGTGGCGCCGGGTCTCCCCGGAGTAG
- a CDS encoding adenylosuccinate lyase, which yields MSAKPRIPNVLAGRYASTELAVLWSPEQKVKLERQLWLAVLRAQKDLGIEVPDEALADYERVLDQVDLASIAEREKITRHDVKARIEEFNALAGHEQVHKGMTSRDLTENVEQLQIRLSLELMRDRTVAVLARLGKLAAEYRELVIAGRSHNVAAQATTLGKRFATAADELLVAYGRLEDLLSRYPLRGIKGPVGTAQDMLDLLGGDADKLADLEQRIAAHLGFAEAFTSVGQVYPRSLDYDVVTALVQLAAAPSSVAKTIRLMAGHELVTEGFKPGQVGSSAMPHKMNTRSCERVNGLMVILRGYASMTGELAGDQWNEGDVSCSVVRRVALPDAFFAFDGLLETFLTVLDEFGAFPAVVARELDRYLPFLATTKVLMGAVRAGVGREVAHEAIKENAVASALAMREQGAERNELLDKLAADERIPLDRAQLDALMADKLSFTGAAGDQVAALVSRIEEITKQHPQAAAYAPGSIL from the coding sequence GTGTCTGCGAAGCCTCGCATCCCCAATGTCCTGGCCGGCCGCTACGCCTCCACGGAGCTGGCCGTCCTCTGGTCCCCCGAGCAGAAGGTGAAGCTGGAGCGTCAGCTGTGGCTGGCGGTGCTGCGCGCTCAGAAGGACCTCGGGATCGAGGTGCCCGACGAGGCGCTGGCCGATTACGAGCGGGTGCTCGACCAGGTCGACCTGGCGTCGATCGCCGAGCGCGAGAAGATCACCCGGCATGACGTGAAGGCCCGGATCGAGGAGTTCAACGCTCTCGCGGGCCATGAGCAGGTCCACAAGGGCATGACCTCCCGGGACCTGACGGAGAACGTCGAGCAGCTGCAGATCCGGCTCTCGCTGGAGCTGATGCGCGACCGCACCGTGGCCGTGCTGGCCCGGCTCGGCAAGCTGGCGGCGGAGTACCGCGAGCTCGTGATCGCCGGGCGCTCGCACAATGTCGCCGCGCAGGCGACGACGCTCGGCAAGCGCTTCGCGACGGCGGCCGACGAGCTGCTGGTGGCCTACGGACGGCTGGAGGACCTCCTCTCGCGTTACCCGCTGCGCGGGATCAAGGGCCCGGTCGGTACGGCGCAGGACATGCTGGACCTGCTGGGCGGCGACGCGGACAAGCTGGCCGACCTGGAACAGCGCATCGCCGCGCACCTCGGCTTCGCCGAGGCGTTCACCTCGGTCGGCCAGGTCTACCCCCGTTCTCTCGACTACGACGTGGTGACCGCTCTGGTGCAGCTCGCCGCCGCGCCCTCGTCGGTGGCGAAGACCATCCGGCTGATGGCCGGCCACGAGCTGGTGACCGAGGGCTTCAAGCCGGGCCAGGTCGGCTCGTCGGCGATGCCGCACAAGATGAACACGCGCTCCTGCGAGCGGGTCAACGGCCTGATGGTGATCCTGCGGGGCTACGCCTCGATGACGGGCGAGCTGGCGGGCGACCAGTGGAACGAGGGCGATGTGTCCTGTTCCGTGGTCCGCCGGGTGGCGCTCCCCGACGCGTTCTTCGCGTTCGACGGTCTTCTGGAGACCTTCCTGACGGTGCTCGACGAGTTCGGCGCCTTCCCCGCCGTCGTGGCCCGCGAGCTGGACCGCTACCTCCCCTTCCTGGCGACCACCAAGGTCCTCATGGGTGCCGTACGGGCCGGGGTCGGCCGCGAGGTGGCCCACGAGGCGATCAAGGAGAACGCGGTCGCCTCCGCCCTGGCGATGCGGGAGCAGGGCGCCGAGCGCAACGAGCTGCTCGACAAGCTGGCGGCCGACGAGCGCATCCCGCTGGACCGGGCGCAGCTGGACGCGCTGATGGCCGACAAGCTGTCGTTCACGGGCGCGGCGGGCGACCAGGTGGCGGCGCTGGTGTCCCGGATCGAGGAGATCACCAAGCAGCACCCCCAGGCCGCGGCCTACGCCCCCGGCTCGATCCTGTGA
- a CDS encoding double-stranded uracil-DNA glycosylase, protein MTPEELNAARGRIVPDVAAGGLRVLFCGINPSLMTAATGHHFAHPGNRFWPVLHRSGFTPRQLLPSEQSELLPLGLGITNVVARATARADELGAEEFREGGAALTERVERLAPAWLAVVGITAYRTAFSEPRARIGRQERTIGGARVWALPNPSGLNAHWTITTMAEEYARLREAVSASASHPSPSPPSR, encoded by the coding sequence ATGACCCCCGAAGAGCTGAACGCCGCCCGTGGCCGCATCGTCCCCGATGTGGCCGCGGGTGGTCTGCGGGTGCTCTTCTGCGGGATCAACCCGAGCCTGATGACCGCGGCCACGGGCCACCACTTCGCCCACCCCGGCAACCGCTTCTGGCCGGTCCTGCACCGCTCGGGCTTCACGCCCCGGCAGCTGCTGCCCTCGGAGCAGTCCGAGCTTCTGCCCCTCGGCCTCGGCATCACCAATGTGGTGGCCCGGGCCACGGCTCGGGCGGACGAGCTCGGCGCGGAGGAGTTCCGGGAGGGCGGGGCGGCCCTCACCGAGAGGGTCGAGCGGCTCGCGCCCGCGTGGCTCGCGGTCGTCGGCATCACCGCCTACCGCACGGCCTTCAGCGAGCCCCGTGCCCGGATCGGCCGGCAGGAGCGCACGATCGGCGGTGCCCGGGTGTGGGCCCTGCCCAACCCCAGCGGCCTCAACGCCCATTGGACGATCACGACGATGGCCGAGGAGTACGCCCGCCTCCGCGAGGCCGTGTCGGCATCGGCATCGCACCCTTCCCCCTCGCCCCCTTCCCGCTGA
- a CDS encoding ABC transporter permease translates to MIMAPATVLHSEWIKIRSVRSIHGSLAAVLVTTLAVTVLALGTVGQEQAERAGAEPVFDAFYALNFGQIAAIAFGATAVSSEFLGGALRISLAAVPRRSLFYAAKMTVIGGAALVVGLLTSFSAFLVGQLFMGEHAIGLGHPGVLRAAVGGGIYLALMALFAAGLTALLRSAVAVLSFLIPFLLIFPFVFAGTATAVTRYLPDRAGQLVLHQNPEGSLGPWSGLAVTAAWVAAALLAGWWAMGRRDA, encoded by the coding sequence GTGATCATGGCCCCGGCGACAGTCCTCCACTCCGAGTGGATCAAGATCAGATCGGTACGGTCCATCCACGGCTCCCTGGCGGCCGTCCTCGTGACCACGCTCGCCGTCACCGTCCTCGCGCTCGGGACCGTCGGTCAGGAACAGGCGGAGCGGGCGGGAGCCGAACCGGTCTTCGACGCCTTCTACGCGCTGAACTTCGGGCAGATCGCTGCCATCGCGTTCGGTGCGACGGCGGTCTCCTCGGAGTTCCTCGGCGGAGCCCTCCGCATATCGCTCGCCGCAGTGCCCCGCCGCTCCCTTTTCTACGCGGCGAAGATGACGGTCATCGGCGGGGCAGCGCTCGTCGTCGGCCTGCTGACCAGCTTCAGCGCCTTCCTGGTGGGCCAGCTCTTCATGGGGGAGCACGCGATCGGCCTGGGACACCCCGGAGTGCTGCGCGCGGCAGTCGGTGGAGGGATCTACCTCGCGTTGATGGCGCTGTTCGCTGCGGGACTCACGGCGCTCCTGCGCAGTGCGGTCGCGGTGCTCAGCTTCCTCATACCCTTCCTGCTGATCTTCCCCTTCGTCTTCGCGGGCACAGCCACCGCGGTGACGCGGTATCTGCCGGACCGTGCCGGTCAGCTGGTGCTCCACCAGAATCCGGAGGGGAGTCTCGGGCCATGGTCAGGGCTCGCCGTGACAGCCGCTTGGGTGGCGGCCGCGCTTCTGGCGGGCTGGTGGGCGATGGGCCGACGGGACGCCTGA
- a CDS encoding multidrug ABC transporter ATP-binding protein, translated as MTSIDVHQLTKAYGTTRAVDRLSFRVRPGRITGFLGPNGAGKSTTMRLVLGLDRPTGGTATIGGRPYAELAEPLRTVGALLDAQAAHGSRTPRSHLSVLAVSNGIPLSRVAAVLEETGLGEVGTRRIKTFSLGMRQRLGIAAALLGEPEVVMLDEPSNGLDPEGIIWIRELMKRLAREGRTVLVSSHLMNETASFADHLVVLGRGRLLADTPIREFLDSRSRPRVRLRTTEPARLRSALAARGLTAVQAEDDRWTIDGATSETVGTLAADEGIPLLELTDERASLEQAYLDLTADEAPFAASTTSTRQEA; from the coding sequence ATGACCAGCATCGACGTCCACCAGCTCACCAAGGCATACGGAACCACCCGTGCGGTGGACCGCCTCAGCTTCCGCGTGCGACCGGGCAGGATCACCGGATTCCTCGGCCCCAACGGCGCAGGCAAGTCCACGACCATGCGCCTCGTTCTCGGCCTGGACCGGCCGACCGGCGGCACGGCCACCATAGGCGGGCGGCCCTACGCCGAGCTCGCCGAGCCGCTGCGCACCGTCGGAGCGCTGCTCGACGCCCAGGCCGCACACGGCTCGCGCACGCCGCGCAGTCACTTGTCCGTGCTCGCCGTCAGCAACGGCATACCCCTCTCGCGGGTGGCGGCCGTGCTGGAGGAGACCGGGCTCGGCGAGGTGGGAACACGCCGGATCAAGACCTTCTCCCTCGGCATGCGCCAGCGCCTCGGTATCGCTGCCGCCCTGCTCGGGGAGCCGGAAGTGGTGATGCTGGACGAGCCGTCGAACGGGCTGGACCCCGAAGGGATCATCTGGATTCGCGAGCTGATGAAGCGGCTCGCGCGTGAGGGCCGGACGGTCCTGGTCTCCAGCCACCTCATGAACGAGACCGCTTCCTTCGCCGACCACCTGGTGGTGCTCGGCCGGGGCCGCCTCCTCGCCGACACACCGATCCGGGAGTTCCTCGACTCCCGCAGCCGCCCCCGCGTACGCCTGCGGACGACCGAACCGGCCAGGCTCCGATCGGCGCTGGCCGCCAGGGGACTCACCGCGGTACAGGCCGAGGACGACCGCTGGACGATCGACGGCGCCACCTCGGAGACGGTCGGCACGCTCGCCGCCGACGAGGGCATTCCCCTGCTCGAACTGACCGATGAGCGGGCCTCGTTGGAACAGGCGTATCTCGACCTCACGGCGGACGAGGCTCCCTTCGCCGCATCGACGACCAGCACCCGCCAGGAGGCGTGA
- a CDS encoding two-component sensor histidine kinase gives MHRILAPLTRADTYSRWLHMLIPAAAASVWFFVSDAFWAPLLFAVPIGLVPAMRLEEGLQAQLLLTPSERGQPDASIAVAPSSSWAERWRTVLWLEVRLLISGAAILALWLPVASIELVLSAAGRPPGGLVEGLSPHGWNVLLAPLPIVPLLVLVVLGGRVTTAAARWLLGPSPTDRLTVLEGLTEELLERNRMARELHDSIGHALTVAVVQAGAARAANDPAFTERALAAIEETGRDALEDLERVLRVLRESGTPVSRRPTLAEAERLLDSARSSGAKVDARVSGDLRLVPAPVSREGYRILQESLTNVLRHAGPVTVRVTITVAAGQLELEVANPLSGAAGLPGSGSGLRGIRERAALLGGKAHAESREGEWRVSVSLPLDRIRWPDAVHRSSGR, from the coding sequence ATGCACCGCATCCTCGCGCCGCTGACCAGGGCGGACACCTACAGCCGCTGGTTGCACATGCTCATTCCGGCTGCCGCGGCCAGCGTGTGGTTCTTCGTGTCGGACGCCTTCTGGGCGCCGCTGCTCTTCGCGGTGCCCATCGGTCTGGTCCCCGCGATGCGGCTCGAGGAGGGCCTGCAGGCCCAGTTGCTGCTGACTCCGTCCGAGCGCGGGCAGCCCGACGCCTCCATCGCGGTCGCACCCTCGTCGAGTTGGGCGGAGCGGTGGCGGACCGTGCTCTGGCTGGAGGTGCGGCTCCTGATCTCGGGGGCGGCGATCCTGGCGCTCTGGCTCCCCGTCGCCTCGATCGAGCTCGTCCTGTCGGCGGCGGGCAGGCCGCCGGGCGGGCTGGTCGAGGGGTTGAGCCCGCACGGGTGGAACGTGCTGCTGGCTCCGCTGCCGATCGTTCCGCTGCTTGTCCTGGTGGTGCTCGGGGGCCGGGTGACCACGGCGGCCGCCCGATGGCTGCTGGGGCCGTCCCCGACGGACCGGCTGACCGTGCTGGAGGGGCTGACCGAGGAGCTGTTGGAGCGCAACCGGATGGCCAGGGAACTGCACGATTCCATCGGCCATGCGCTGACGGTGGCGGTGGTGCAGGCCGGTGCCGCGCGTGCGGCGAACGATCCCGCGTTCACCGAGCGGGCGTTGGCCGCCATCGAGGAGACCGGGCGCGACGCCCTGGAAGACCTGGAGCGGGTGCTGCGAGTGCTGCGCGAGTCCGGCACCCCCGTGAGCCGGCGGCCCACGCTGGCGGAGGCCGAGCGGTTGCTCGACTCCGCGAGGAGCTCCGGGGCGAAGGTCGATGCGCGGGTGTCCGGGGATCTCCGCCTGGTCCCGGCGCCGGTGTCGCGGGAGGGGTATCGGATTCTTCAGGAGAGCCTGACCAACGTGCTCCGTCATGCCGGGCCGGTCACCGTCCGGGTGACCATCACGGTCGCCGCCGGGCAGCTGGAGCTGGAGGTGGCCAACCCTCTCTCGGGGGCGGCCGGTCTGCCGGGGAGCGGCAGTGGCCTGCGCGGCATACGGGAGCGGGCCGCGCTGCTGGGCGGGAAGGCACACGCGGAGTCGCGCGAGGGCGAGTGGAGGGTGAGCGTGAGCCTCCCGCTGGACCGCATACGCTGGCCGGATGCCGTTCACCGTTCTTCTGGTAGATGA
- a CDS encoding DNA-binding response regulator, translating to MPFTVLLVDDEPLVRAGLRAVLEAQPDIEVVGEAADGAAVIPLVNRLRPDVVAMDVRMPLMDGIEATRLVLRTVPDPPKILVVTTFENDEYVYEALRAGADGFLLKRARPAEIVHAVRLVAEGESLLFPAAVRQLAAEYGTSEARAALERAALTDREEEVLRLVARGLSNAEIAAGLTVGIETVKTHVSSILAKLGARDRTQAVIAAYESGFVAPS from the coding sequence ATGCCGTTCACCGTTCTTCTGGTAGATGACGAACCGCTCGTCCGGGCGGGCCTGCGGGCCGTGCTGGAGGCGCAGCCCGACATCGAGGTGGTGGGTGAGGCGGCCGACGGTGCCGCGGTGATCCCTCTGGTGAACCGGCTGCGTCCCGATGTGGTGGCCATGGATGTGCGGATGCCGCTGATGGACGGCATCGAGGCGACCCGGCTGGTCCTGCGGACCGTGCCGGACCCTCCGAAGATCCTGGTGGTGACGACATTCGAGAACGACGAGTACGTCTACGAGGCGCTGCGGGCCGGGGCCGACGGCTTTCTGCTGAAGCGCGCGAGACCCGCGGAGATCGTGCATGCCGTGCGTCTGGTGGCCGAGGGAGAGTCGCTGCTGTTCCCGGCGGCGGTCCGGCAGCTCGCGGCCGAGTACGGCACGAGCGAGGCGCGGGCGGCCCTGGAACGGGCCGCGCTCACCGACCGGGAGGAGGAGGTGCTCCGGTTGGTGGCCCGGGGGCTGTCGAACGCGGAGATCGCCGCCGGGCTGACCGTCGGCATCGAGACCGTGAAGACCCATGTCAGTTCGATTCTCGCGAAGTTGGGTGCCCGGGATCGCACCCAGGCGGTCATCGCGGCGTACGAGTCCGGTTTCGTCGCTCCGAGCTGA
- a CDS encoding transcriptional regulator, with product MGRLTGGDPSLLRRINSAVVLHALRGAGSPTLTDLTRVTGLSRPTVEGVIEGLFEAGLVVEALPDEREARRQGRPARRFRFRAEAGHLLGVEIGPHRVSALLSGLDGRVTGAGSRTVSETAGADDRLDQVRAVIADLLRRTGVARSSLRAVGVGSPGIVEADGTVRLGTALPEWTGLALGERLRRSFRCPVLVENDANAAAVAEHWKGAATESDDIVFVLAGLSPGAGSLIGGRLHRGFGGAAGEIGALHLLGREVTPEHLLSTTGTPLEPLDEQAVAAVFAKARQGDAEAQAAVERFLQRLVHDVAALVLALDPELVVVGGWAAGLDGVLEPLREELARYCLRPPRVTLSLLGEAAVATGALRLALDHVEEQLFAVEGAVTARR from the coding sequence GTGGGCCGGCTGACCGGGGGAGATCCGTCGCTGCTGCGGCGGATCAATTCAGCGGTGGTACTGCACGCCCTGCGAGGGGCCGGTTCGCCGACGCTGACCGACCTGACCCGGGTCACGGGTCTCTCCCGGCCGACGGTCGAGGGTGTGATCGAGGGGCTGTTCGAGGCCGGTCTGGTGGTCGAGGCCCTGCCCGACGAGAGGGAGGCCCGGCGCCAGGGGCGGCCCGCCCGAAGGTTCCGCTTCCGGGCCGAGGCCGGACATCTGCTGGGGGTCGAGATCGGCCCGCACCGGGTTTCGGCGCTGCTGTCGGGGCTCGACGGCCGGGTGACCGGGGCGGGTTCCCGTACGGTGTCGGAGACGGCGGGCGCCGACGACCGGCTCGACCAGGTGAGAGCCGTGATCGCGGACCTGCTGCGCCGCACCGGGGTGGCCCGGAGCAGTCTGCGCGCCGTCGGTGTCGGCAGCCCGGGCATCGTGGAGGCGGACGGGACCGTACGCCTGGGCACGGCGCTGCCGGAGTGGACGGGCCTCGCGCTCGGAGAGCGGCTGCGGCGTTCGTTCCGCTGCCCGGTCCTCGTGGAGAACGACGCCAACGCGGCGGCGGTCGCCGAGCACTGGAAGGGCGCGGCCACCGAGTCCGACGACATCGTCTTCGTCCTGGCCGGGCTCAGCCCGGGGGCGGGGTCCTTGATCGGCGGACGTCTGCACCGGGGGTTCGGCGGGGCGGCCGGGGAGATCGGCGCGCTGCACCTGCTGGGCAGGGAGGTGACACCGGAGCATCTGCTCTCGACCACGGGCACCCCGCTGGAGCCGCTGGACGAGCAAGCGGTGGCCGCGGTGTTCGCCAAGGCGCGGCAGGGCGATGCCGAGGCGCAGGCGGCCGTGGAGCGGTTCCTCCAGCGGCTCGTGCACGATGTGGCGGCCCTGGTGCTGGCACTCGACCCGGAGCTGGTCGTCGTCGGCGGCTGGGCCGCCGGGCTGGACGGTGTGCTGGAACCCCTGCGCGAGGAGCTGGCCCGCTACTGTCTGCGCCCGCCACGGGTGACGTTGTCGCTGCTCGGTGAGGCCGCGGTCGCGACGGGGGCCCTCCGGCTGGCGCTCGACCATGTCGAGGAGCAGTTGTTCGCCGTCGAGGGAGCGGTGACGGCCCGCCGCTGA